In bacterium, the genomic stretch CGCAGTATGCGCGCCAGACGGACACCGAGTTCTTCAGGAAGAACTATCGCAAGTACCGCTACCTCGCCGACGCCTACACCTATCTCGGCTTCAACCTCAAGCTGCCCTTGTTCCAGGACAAGCGGGTGCGCCAGGCGATCTCCCACGCCGTCAACAAGCAGGAGATCATCGATATCGTGCTCCTCGGCCTGGGGCAGGAGGCCACCGGCCCCTACAAGCCGGGGACCTGGGCCTACAACCCGCAGGTGAAGCGCTACGCCTACGACCCGGCGCGGGCGCAGGCGCTGCTCGCCGAGGCCGGCTGGAACTCGAAGGGCCCCGACGGTGTCCTCATGAACGGAGGCAAGCGTCTGGCGTTCACGGTGATGACGAACCAGGGCAACAAGACGCGAGAGCAATGCGCGCAGATCATCCAGAAGAACCTCAAGGCGGTCGGGATCGACGTCTCGATCCGGGTCGTCGAGTGGGCGGCGTTCCTGAAGGAGTTCGTCAACCCGAGGAAGTTCGACGCCATCATCCTTGGCTGGTCGCTCTCGCGCGACCCCGATCAGTACGATATCTGGCACTCCTCCAAGACGGGGCCGGCCGAGCTCAACCACGTTTCCTTCAAGAACGCCGAGGTCGACTCCTTGCTCGAAAAGGGTCGCCGCACCTTCGACCAGGAGCAGCGGCGTCAAGCCTACTTCCGTCTTCAGGAGGTCCTCGCCGAGGAGCAGCCGTACGTCTTTCTCTACGATCCGGAGGCGCTGCCGATCGTCGCGGCCCGCTTCCGGGGCATCGCCCCCGCGCCGGCCGGGATATCGTACAATTTCATCAAGTGGTGGGTGCCGCGGGGCGAGCAGAAGTACGCGCGCTAGGCGCGGCGCGCCCGCCCCGGAGGGAGGCTGAGAGACGATGAAGGCCCCGGTTCTCGCGCTGACGGCGGTCCTGGGGGCCGCT encodes the following:
- a CDS encoding peptide-binding protein, which gives rise to MALALAGCRREEPAPKPAATAGGEQGPERGDTIVVGSIGDASNLLPALAADSSSFEIIGLVYNGLVRYDKDLNIEGELASSWEVSPDGLQITFHLRPNVKWHDGAPFTAADVEFTYRTMVDPKTPTAYGEDFKQVKKLEVLDPLTVRVTYGEPFAPALISWGFSVMPKHLLEGKDLTSSPLARAPVGTGPYRFAEWKTGEKIVLEAWDGYWEGRPNIDRYLYRIIPDSATMFLELSAGNLDEMSLFPAQYARQTDTEFFRKNYRKYRYLADAYTYLGFNLKLPLFQDKRVRQAISHAVNKQEIIDIVLLGLGQEATGPYKPGTWAYNPQVKRYAYDPARAQALLAEAGWNSKGPDGVLMNGGKRLAFTVMTNQGNKTREQCAQIIQKNLKAVGIDVSIRVVEWAAFLKEFVNPRKFDAIILGWSLSRDPDQYDIWHSSKTGPAELNHVSFKNAEVDSLLEKGRRTFDQEQRRQAYFRLQEVLAEEQPYVFLYDPEALPIVAARFRGIAPAPAGISYNFIKWWVPRGEQKYAR